One Granulicella sp. 5B5 DNA window includes the following coding sequences:
- a CDS encoding TonB-dependent siderophore receptor, translating to MTVRKTQRTKRGVRLVALATVAAYGALGRMDALAQQSAGDAKSSPATAQLPVYRFRIDAGPLDEALDAFHAQSGVKLDLEVPLERLATLKSAGVAGLYSNEVALKQLLKGTGFSYTFEGPGVVSIGLRSSESVDVTTSVATLSMQQFTEPLLDTAQTVTSVPTFVLQDEAATTLRDGLRNVPGISMAAGEGGSQGDTLTIRGFNARNDIFLDGIRDFGSYYRDAFDYQSIDVLEGPAGVEFGRGSTGGVVNQESKQPELTEFVHGTAQFGTNLMRRVTADVNEPLQNLGEGAAFRVNVVGTQSKVAERDITEVRRFGIAPALEFGLNTPTRYMIQYLHESENTTPDYGFPYFGAAIIPGVNRRTYYGFAADNYLRTNPDVVTGKVEHDLNSHIVVRNILRWANYPRDVRITEPQINTTAVLKNPTAVGGVGTATCDPTIPNSPTATGATIACYPTTTPVTSLQVKRNQLTSQSTEDMLWDQVSLQGTLKVLGITNDGLIIIEGGRERSDPLRNSYTMPYVSAVNPNPYDPFQPVFSYPGVRTYVSSQSYGIGFNDTLHLRDWLLVSGGVRFDYFNTNSHNAANPAALPTPTAAAVANRLDKQPDYRASVVVKPKPEGSVYFDWGTSFDPSAESLSLSGNNATAAPEENETYEVGAKWDFFRDRLNLNGSVFRTEKDNAHETDPNNSNNTITVGTYLIRGAQIGALGHLPQHFDLVVGYAFLNSELENSVLNASPFNAINMALIALNDPRANTAPYFIKPNGYPIANVPKNSGNLFLTHALWKGFVGGFGTNYTAARRASSGALIGVYNQVGPVDVATVPLVAKAIPGYWIYSAMIRRPVTEKIDFQVNINNLANKFYIDEPHPNHLVPGEGLNAQFGFNYKW from the coding sequence TGGTGGCGTTGGCAACGGTAGCAGCCTACGGAGCATTGGGCAGGATGGATGCGCTGGCGCAGCAGTCGGCGGGCGATGCAAAGAGCAGCCCCGCCACGGCACAGCTGCCGGTGTACCGATTCCGGATCGATGCCGGCCCCCTGGATGAGGCGCTGGATGCCTTCCATGCGCAGAGCGGAGTGAAGCTCGACCTGGAGGTCCCGCTGGAGAGGCTGGCGACGTTGAAGAGCGCGGGCGTGGCGGGGCTGTACAGCAATGAGGTGGCGCTGAAGCAGCTGCTGAAGGGGACGGGGTTCAGCTACACGTTCGAGGGGCCCGGAGTGGTGTCGATCGGGCTGCGGTCGTCGGAGTCGGTGGATGTGACGACATCGGTGGCTACATTGTCGATGCAGCAGTTCACCGAGCCCCTTCTGGATACGGCGCAGACGGTGACTTCCGTGCCGACATTTGTGCTGCAGGACGAAGCGGCGACCACGCTGCGCGATGGGCTTCGCAACGTTCCGGGCATCAGCATGGCGGCGGGCGAAGGCGGATCGCAGGGCGATACGCTGACGATCCGCGGCTTCAATGCGCGCAATGACATCTTCCTGGACGGCATTCGAGACTTCGGCAGCTACTATCGCGACGCGTTCGACTACCAGAGCATCGACGTGCTGGAAGGCCCGGCGGGCGTGGAGTTCGGCCGCGGCTCCACGGGCGGCGTGGTGAACCAGGAGTCGAAGCAGCCTGAGCTGACGGAGTTCGTTCATGGCACGGCGCAGTTCGGCACCAACCTGATGCGTCGCGTGACGGCGGACGTGAACGAGCCGCTGCAAAACCTTGGCGAAGGCGCTGCCTTCCGGGTGAACGTGGTGGGCACACAGAGCAAGGTTGCCGAACGCGATATCACCGAGGTGCGCCGGTTCGGCATAGCACCTGCTTTAGAGTTCGGCCTGAATACGCCGACGCGCTACATGATCCAGTACCTGCACGAGTCAGAGAATACGACGCCGGATTACGGCTTCCCTTACTTTGGCGCGGCGATTATTCCTGGCGTGAACCGCAGGACCTATTACGGCTTTGCCGCGGACAACTACCTGCGCACCAATCCGGATGTGGTTACAGGCAAGGTGGAGCACGATCTGAACAGCCACATCGTAGTGCGCAATATTCTGCGCTGGGCGAACTACCCCCGCGATGTGCGCATCACCGAGCCGCAGATCAACACAACGGCTGTGCTGAAGAACCCGACCGCCGTTGGAGGGGTTGGGACGGCAACGTGCGACCCGACGATTCCGAACAGCCCGACGGCAACCGGAGCGACGATTGCCTGCTATCCGACGACGACGCCTGTTACTTCGCTACAGGTGAAGCGCAACCAGCTTACGTCGCAGAGCACGGAAGACATGCTGTGGGACCAGGTGAGCCTGCAGGGCACGTTGAAGGTGCTCGGCATCACGAACGATGGGCTCATCATCATCGAGGGCGGCCGCGAGCGGTCCGATCCTCTTCGTAACTCGTACACGATGCCGTATGTTTCGGCGGTGAACCCGAACCCTTACGATCCGTTCCAGCCTGTGTTTTCGTATCCCGGTGTACGCACGTATGTTTCGTCGCAGTCGTACGGCATCGGGTTCAACGACACGCTGCATCTGCGCGACTGGCTGTTGGTTTCGGGCGGCGTGCGGTTCGATTACTTCAATACGAACTCGCACAATGCCGCGAACCCGGCGGCGTTGCCCACACCCACAGCCGCAGCCGTGGCGAACCGTCTGGACAAGCAACCGGATTATCGCGCCTCCGTGGTCGTGAAACCGAAGCCGGAAGGCAGCGTGTACTTCGACTGGGGCACGTCGTTCGATCCCTCGGCTGAGTCGCTTTCACTGAGCGGCAACAATGCGACTGCGGCTCCGGAAGAGAACGAGACCTATGAGGTAGGCGCGAAGTGGGACTTCTTCCGCGACCGGCTGAACCTGAACGGGAGCGTCTTCCGGACGGAGAAGGACAACGCGCATGAGACAGACCCGAACAACTCCAACAACACGATTACCGTGGGCACATACCTGATCCGCGGCGCGCAGATTGGAGCGCTGGGACACCTGCCCCAACACTTCGACCTGGTGGTGGGGTATGCCTTCCTGAACAGCGAGCTGGAGAACTCGGTCCTAAATGCTTCGCCGTTCAACGCGATCAATATGGCGCTGATTGCGCTGAACGATCCGCGCGCGAACACGGCACCGTACTTCATCAAGCCGAACGGCTATCCGATTGCGAACGTGCCGAAGAACAGCGGCAACCTGTTCCTGACACACGCTCTCTGGAAAGGCTTCGTCGGCGGTTTCGGGACGAACTATACGGCGGCGCGGCGTGCGAGCTCGGGTGCGCTGATCGGCGTGTACAACCAGGTTGGGCCGGTTGATGTGGCGACGGTGCCGCTGGTGGCGAAGGCGATTCCCGGCTACTGGATTTACAGTGCGATGATCCGGCGTCCTGTTACGGAAAAGATCGACTTCCAGGTGAACATCAATAACCTCGCGAACAAGTTCTACATCGATGAGCCGCATCCGAACCACCTGGTTCCGGGCGAAGGCTTGAACGCGCAGTTCGGTTTCAACTACAAGTGGTAA
- a CDS encoding Fe2+-dependent dioxygenase, producing the protein MLIVVPEVFSKERVREIRAALDAAEWVDGKVTAGHQSAQTKFNSQIPENSPVAKQIGELILQALGTNPLFRSAALPLRVFPPLFNRYAGGQTFGTHVDNAIRTHGPTGGRIRTDLSCTLFFSEPEEYDGGELVVEDTYGSKSVKLPAGDMVLYPSTSLHHVTPVTRGARVSSFFWLQSMIRQDAQRTLLFDLDESIQRLAGGAQAEDAEVKKTTVQLTGVYHNLLRQWAEM; encoded by the coding sequence ATGCTGATCGTTGTGCCAGAGGTTTTTTCGAAGGAACGTGTGCGTGAGATTCGCGCGGCGCTGGATGCCGCGGAGTGGGTTGATGGCAAGGTGACTGCGGGCCATCAATCGGCGCAGACGAAGTTCAACTCGCAGATTCCCGAAAACAGCCCCGTTGCCAAACAGATTGGCGAGTTGATCCTGCAGGCGCTGGGGACGAACCCGCTGTTCCGTTCCGCAGCCTTGCCGCTGCGGGTGTTTCCTCCGCTGTTCAATCGCTACGCGGGCGGGCAGACGTTCGGAACGCATGTGGACAATGCGATCCGAACGCACGGACCTACGGGCGGGCGTATCCGCACGGACCTTAGCTGCACGCTGTTCTTTTCGGAGCCGGAGGAGTATGACGGCGGCGAACTGGTGGTGGAAGACACGTACGGCTCGAAGAGCGTAAAGCTTCCGGCAGGCGATATGGTGCTGTATCCGTCAACGAGCCTGCACCATGTGACGCCTGTCACCCGCGGAGCGCGCGTGTCGAGCTTCTTCTGGCTGCAGAGCATGATCCGGCAGGACGCACAGCGGACGCTGCTGTTCGATTTGGATGAGTCGATCCAGCGGCTGGCGGGAGGTGCACAAGCCGAGGATGCCGAAGTGAAGAAGACGACAGTGCAGCTGACCGGGGTGTACCACAACCTGTTGCGGCAGTGGGCGGAGATGTAG
- the obgE gene encoding GTPase ObgE — translation MFIDEARIRIKAGDGGNGCMAFRREKFVPRGGPSGGDGGHGGDILMRSSLSHNTLVHFRFNPEWKSERGGHGLGSNMSGAAGEHTILNVPVGTLLYDDDTGELIHDFARPDDELVIARGGRGGRGNQHFATSTHQAPREHELGRPGEARNYRLELRLLADVGLVGFPNVGKSTLISRLSAAKPKIANYAFTTLEPNLGVVQIGDAPFERSFTVADMPGLIEGAHLGAGLGIQFLKHIERTSVLCHLVDVSDTAIAAEADLAPGETADPVANYNVITAELKSFDPTLAAKPTILVASKIDSANPNKLKKLTTFAKRKKLPLYQISAVTGEGIETLKYALADAVETHRIIDPTLVKSEPAIEKAPRRRPNYPPPAPSAKVHRR, via the coding sequence ATGTTTATCGATGAAGCACGAATCCGCATCAAGGCCGGCGACGGCGGCAATGGCTGTATGGCCTTCCGTCGCGAAAAGTTCGTCCCCCGGGGTGGTCCCTCCGGCGGCGACGGCGGCCATGGCGGCGACATCCTCATGCGCAGCTCGCTCTCCCACAACACCCTCGTCCACTTCCGCTTCAATCCGGAGTGGAAGTCCGAGCGCGGCGGCCATGGCCTCGGCTCCAACATGTCCGGCGCCGCCGGCGAGCACACCATCCTCAACGTCCCCGTCGGCACCTTGCTCTACGACGACGACACCGGCGAGCTGATCCACGACTTCGCCCGCCCCGACGACGAGCTCGTCATCGCCCGCGGCGGCCGTGGCGGCCGCGGCAACCAGCACTTCGCCACCAGCACCCATCAGGCCCCGCGCGAGCACGAACTCGGCCGCCCCGGTGAGGCCCGCAACTACCGCCTAGAGCTCCGTCTGCTCGCAGACGTAGGCCTCGTCGGCTTCCCCAACGTCGGCAAGTCCACGCTCATCTCACGCCTCTCCGCTGCTAAGCCCAAGATCGCCAACTACGCCTTCACTACGCTCGAGCCGAACCTCGGTGTCGTCCAGATCGGCGACGCTCCCTTCGAGCGCAGCTTCACCGTCGCCGACATGCCTGGCCTCATCGAAGGCGCGCACCTCGGCGCAGGCCTCGGCATCCAGTTCCTCAAGCACATCGAACGCACCAGTGTCCTCTGCCACCTCGTCGATGTCTCGGACACCGCCATCGCCGCCGAAGCCGACCTCGCGCCGGGCGAGACCGCCGACCCAGTCGCCAACTACAACGTCATCACCGCCGAGCTCAAGAGCTTCGACCCAACCCTCGCGGCCAAGCCAACGATCCTCGTCGCGTCCAAGATTGACTCCGCCAACCCCAACAAACTCAAGAAGCTCACCACCTTCGCCAAGCGCAAAAAGCTGCCGCTCTACCAGATCAGCGCCGTCACGGGCGAGGGAATCGAAACGCTCAAATACGCCCTCGCCGACGCCGTGGAAACCCATCGCATCATCGACCCCACTCTGGTCAAATCCGAGCCGGCCATCGAAAAGGCCCCCCGCCGCAGACCCAACTACCCGCCACCCGCGCCCAGCGCCAAGGTACACAGGCGCTGA
- a CDS encoding carboxypeptidase-like regulatory domain-containing protein — translation MTRTNIFRKAALFFAVALLTGSAFAQSTTQGAITGTVEDSTGAAIPSATITIHNNGTNAELHLTADASGVFNAPLLEPGTYTVSVTASGFSNYKATTVVVQVGQSTTMEPHLAAGGSSEVVEVTSETPVLNFESPDFSTNLNQQALANIPINNRRWSALALTTPGVVSDSNGFGLISVRGVSPILNNVLIDGADDNQAYYAEERGRTREAYSTSGSSVREFAVNTGVYGAEYGRAAGAVINSVTKSGTNDLHGEAYFYDRESKWNAYNDFTKLSVLTTGQYVSTPLKPEDLRKIYGFTVGGPIIKDKLFWMYTFDEHHRAFPGIAIPNSPSTFYTLPNATLPTGVTCANTGNGLLTGTDSNAIDPQVCLLAARQGESYAAAAAQWTAGIASLNSDLGTVPRFGNQEINTPKLDWQINDKERVSFLYHRLRWDSPGGVQTGAALDYGVDSWGNDFVKLDYGLTKLTSIIRSNMSNELLYQYSRELNDESQQPYSQYTLNNLIGSGASAGNAVQVGLDTSVFANIGSEYYGYRKALPDERKWQVGDVLHIQKGNHNIAVGGDGLRNADLINNTYESNGSYSYSYLGNYFNDLLNAKAGKGGSCGSQSGQNPTATGTQTGWTGTLQCYGTFYQGFGNPVFGIATTDYSMFGQDNWKAMPRLTLELGLRYDYEFLPSPQSNLTTAATGFTPYAQLNNHPSDKNNLGARLGFSFDVFGTGKTVLRGGYGMFYGRITNGVLLNVLLNTGSPNGQYTTSVKPTYTSPAPPTLPNILTGASAPTPSSYFLAKNLQNPMVHEFDLMVQQDLGKGTVLQISYLGALGRELPNFLDLNLDPTTVENVTISLVATGGNLGPAAKLGSRFVVPTYTKYGNTALFGPQATSYQAITQVTSNVNSSYNAFVGEIQNRSIKNLEFDANYTWSHALDFNQQATTTVTGNSWYDPFNNPRINYGNSSYNVPNRFVSYVIYSLPKLEGNAWYTYLSNGWKVDTSFQMQSGLPYSASVSGFTGPGVVSDWNGSGGTTIIPGLGLNTYKQPRKIVDDLRVEKDFRVYKDYNLEFLAQMFNIANHQNIDGINTTAYKLGGTGAAGTATYQSTFQQVTSSNNSGFLYTPRQIEIAAKFTF, via the coding sequence ATGACGCGAACAAACATCTTCCGGAAGGCAGCCCTATTTTTTGCAGTGGCGCTGCTCACCGGCTCCGCTTTTGCCCAGTCAACGACGCAGGGTGCCATCACAGGAACCGTGGAAGATTCTACGGGGGCGGCGATTCCCAGCGCCACGATCACGATTCACAATAACGGCACGAACGCGGAGCTGCACCTGACGGCGGACGCGAGCGGCGTATTTAACGCGCCACTGTTGGAGCCCGGAACCTATACGGTGAGCGTGACAGCGTCCGGCTTCAGCAACTACAAGGCGACCACGGTGGTGGTGCAGGTTGGCCAATCCACGACCATGGAGCCGCACCTGGCAGCAGGCGGCAGCAGTGAAGTGGTCGAAGTGACGTCAGAGACCCCGGTGCTCAACTTCGAGTCGCCTGACTTCTCGACGAACTTGAACCAGCAGGCGTTGGCGAACATTCCCATCAACAACCGTCGCTGGTCGGCGCTGGCCCTGACAACCCCGGGTGTTGTGTCGGACTCGAACGGCTTCGGTCTGATCAGCGTTCGCGGCGTCAGCCCCATCTTGAACAACGTCCTGATCGACGGTGCGGACGACAACCAGGCGTACTACGCGGAAGAGCGCGGAAGAACCCGCGAAGCTTATTCGACCTCCGGCAGCTCGGTGCGCGAGTTCGCGGTGAATACGGGCGTCTATGGTGCGGAGTATGGCCGCGCAGCAGGTGCGGTGATCAACTCTGTGACCAAGAGCGGCACCAACGATCTGCACGGCGAGGCATACTTCTACGATCGCGAGAGCAAGTGGAACGCTTATAACGACTTCACCAAGTTGAGTGTGTTAACGACAGGCCAGTATGTATCGACGCCACTGAAGCCGGAAGACCTGCGCAAGATCTATGGCTTCACCGTTGGCGGCCCGATCATCAAGGACAAGCTGTTCTGGATGTATACGTTCGACGAGCACCACCGGGCATTCCCAGGTATCGCAATCCCGAACTCGCCTTCGACTTTCTATACTCTGCCGAACGCAACGCTGCCGACCGGCGTTACCTGCGCGAACACGGGCAATGGTTTGCTGACGGGAACCGATTCGAATGCAATCGACCCCCAGGTCTGCCTGCTTGCAGCGCGCCAGGGCGAGTCGTATGCAGCGGCAGCCGCGCAGTGGACCGCGGGCATCGCTTCGCTCAACAGCGACCTGGGCACCGTGCCGCGCTTTGGCAACCAGGAGATCAACACGCCGAAACTGGATTGGCAGATCAATGATAAAGAGCGCGTGAGCTTCCTGTATCACCGCCTGCGGTGGGACTCGCCGGGTGGCGTTCAGACCGGCGCAGCCCTGGACTATGGTGTGGACTCGTGGGGCAACGACTTCGTAAAGCTGGACTACGGCTTGACGAAGCTGACCAGCATCATCCGTTCCAACATGAGCAACGAGTTGCTGTATCAGTACTCGCGCGAGTTGAACGATGAGAGCCAGCAGCCTTACAGCCAATACACTCTCAACAACCTCATCGGCTCGGGGGCTTCGGCCGGCAACGCGGTGCAGGTTGGGTTGGACACGAGCGTGTTCGCCAACATCGGCTCGGAGTATTATGGCTATCGCAAGGCACTCCCAGATGAGCGTAAGTGGCAGGTAGGCGATGTGCTCCATATCCAGAAGGGCAATCACAACATCGCTGTCGGCGGTGACGGGTTACGGAACGCTGACCTCATCAACAATACCTACGAGAGCAACGGAAGCTATAGCTACAGCTATCTCGGCAACTACTTCAACGATCTTCTGAACGCGAAGGCTGGAAAGGGCGGCAGCTGCGGTTCGCAGTCGGGTCAGAATCCCACCGCTACAGGCACGCAGACCGGTTGGACCGGCACGCTCCAGTGCTATGGCACCTTCTATCAGGGTTTCGGCAATCCTGTGTTCGGGATCGCAACGACGGACTACAGCATGTTCGGCCAGGATAACTGGAAGGCGATGCCGCGTCTGACGCTGGAACTCGGCCTTCGCTACGACTATGAGTTTCTTCCTTCACCGCAGTCGAACCTCACCACGGCGGCGACGGGCTTTACGCCTTACGCGCAGCTAAACAACCATCCGAGCGACAAGAACAACCTTGGTGCTCGCCTTGGTTTCTCCTTCGATGTGTTTGGAACAGGCAAGACGGTGTTGCGCGGCGGTTACGGCATGTTCTACGGCCGCATAACGAACGGCGTTCTGCTGAACGTTTTGCTGAACACTGGTAGTCCGAACGGCCAGTACACCACAAGCGTGAAGCCGACCTACACATCGCCGGCTCCCCCCACTCTGCCGAACATCCTTACGGGCGCCTCGGCTCCGACGCCAAGCTCATACTTCCTGGCCAAGAACCTGCAGAACCCGATGGTGCATGAGTTCGACCTGATGGTGCAGCAGGACCTCGGCAAGGGCACGGTACTGCAGATCAGCTATCTCGGCGCACTCGGCCGCGAGCTGCCGAACTTCCTCGACCTGAACCTGGACCCCACGACGGTCGAAAATGTAACGATCTCGCTGGTAGCTACCGGTGGCAACCTCGGACCGGCCGCAAAGCTGGGTTCGAGATTCGTTGTGCCTACCTACACAAAGTACGGCAACACCGCTTTGTTTGGACCGCAGGCAACCTCGTACCAGGCGATCACGCAGGTGACGAGCAACGTGAACTCAAGCTACAACGCGTTCGTCGGCGAGATCCAGAACCGTTCGATCAAGAACCTGGAGTTCGACGCCAACTACACCTGGTCGCACGCGCTGGACTTCAACCAGCAGGCCACAACTACCGTGACCGGAAACAGCTGGTACGATCCCTTCAACAACCCACGCATCAACTATGGCAACTCGTCGTACAACGTGCCTAACCGTTTCGTCAGCTATGTGATTTACTCACTACCCAAGCTTGAGGGCAATGCGTGGTACACGTATCTGAGCAATGGCTGGAAGGTAGATACATCCTTCCAGATGCAGAGCGGCCTGCCCTACTCGGCATCGGTCTCCGGCTTCACCGGACCGGGTGTCGTGTCGGACTGGAATGGTTCGGGCGGAACGACCATTATCCCAGGCCTCGGCCTGAACACCTACAAGCAGCCCCGCAAGATCGTGGATGACCTCCGCGTAGAGAAAGACTTCCGGGTCTACAAGGACTACAACCTCGAGTTCCTTGCGCAAATGTTCAACATTGCGAACCATCAGAACATCGACGGTATCAACACAACAGCCTACAAGCTGGGCGGTACTGGTGCGGCCGGTACGGCCACCTACCAGTCAACCTTCCAGCAGGTTACGAGCAGCAACAACAGCGGCTTCCTCTACACTCCGCGGCAGATTGAAATTGCTGCGAAGTTCACGTTCTAA
- a CDS encoding TonB-dependent receptor, with amino-acid sequence MALAGTASAQQSPSSIQPALTQSLTPLSAPDDTDAWIAQNTDLPLRFDMPEALQALRSSANDAASTARDIGNAGEEDENSSSRGAADDGAAASGLSYGGLSTIENETTLDGLSAQQSFRAGPRGAAAGGARGGSIYAIGALQSLRATTFGGVLTMFSAQYGGAGGAMRAETRAGSRKLHGSAEWISEESGLAATNPYSLATSYNNGTVTSALVKPAGAMNQFSLAAGLPVTWHALPSRLRKSVALFGALDAQLRDDKIVSSPADPEFFSLTAMQVALLGNRRVGVAATNSALNYLSSLTGTTSRSAYRLTGLLRADADVSASDHITLAFNAHRVDAVAGAALGQASDAVVARGTGSLGDSFVAVEAGSAHWEHRFTPRLLNELRGQVSHDLEYEQPRAPDPQEPAIGPGGLAPEVSIAPLGFAYGTPSALGRRAYPDELRTQLADTLHWRIARNLLTLGAGWSRVHDRIANVAAAEGSFVYDSGNTNGHDGGLVDWITDYTFNVNAYPNGGCPSIVATVHYFCFRSYTQGFGANATEFFTHEVAGFAEDALTLRDDLRVTLGARYDYLLLPLPQNPNSVLDSDLAAASITAQTSRFPEDRNNFGPRIALVWSPLATRSKLPVWLKAATMQAGYGIFFGRVPGATIRAALADTAMPATYEHIRITPTTITQCPQVTSVNQGFGYPCAFTSAPPAAVAQTTSATLFARNFRMPMVQRGAFTLETDIRNHLHLRASYALAYAKQLPATTDVNIAPSPGAVQYVLQGGDAPGERWPGLHTGETFVVPLYTQRMVLEYGAVTEVESNANAYYNAATLEAAWRSHGFYVRGSYTFSRSIDDGPLQSATPNLDSQFDPFANGYDKGLSSLQFPQRFAGELQYETRWQRGTARERRILSGWRAAAIATAGSGAPYSYQVFGGQRLSGGYESINGSGGATYLPTVGRNTLRLAPRGNVDLRLGRIVHAGQRVRLNLFAEAFNALNERNLTSLQRRAFILGTNNTIGSLPTGLPTPLVFQDAAAIATEGLTTLPFGTPSSSTTGMSRERRIQFGIRAQF; translated from the coding sequence ATGGCTCTGGCAGGCACAGCCAGCGCGCAGCAGTCACCCAGTTCAATTCAGCCGGCTCTCACGCAGAGCCTCACGCCGCTATCCGCTCCAGATGACACCGACGCATGGATAGCACAAAACACGGATCTTCCTCTGCGCTTCGATATGCCGGAGGCCCTGCAGGCGCTGCGTTCCTCCGCGAACGATGCAGCTTCGACCGCGCGAGATATCGGCAATGCTGGCGAGGAGGACGAGAACTCGTCGTCGCGCGGCGCGGCGGACGATGGCGCAGCCGCGAGCGGGCTCAGCTACGGTGGGCTCTCCACCATTGAGAATGAGACGACACTCGACGGCTTGAGTGCCCAGCAGAGCTTTCGCGCTGGGCCGCGTGGAGCAGCGGCCGGCGGAGCTCGCGGTGGTTCGATTTATGCCATCGGCGCTCTGCAAAGCCTGCGGGCGACTACCTTCGGCGGGGTGCTGACGATGTTCTCCGCTCAGTACGGTGGCGCAGGCGGCGCGATGCGGGCAGAGACACGGGCCGGGTCGCGCAAGCTGCATGGCAGCGCGGAGTGGATCAGCGAAGAGAGTGGGCTGGCGGCAACCAACCCGTACTCGCTCGCGACCTCCTACAACAACGGCACTGTTACCTCGGCGTTGGTGAAGCCTGCGGGTGCAATGAACCAGTTCAGCCTTGCTGCCGGGTTGCCGGTCACGTGGCACGCACTGCCCTCGCGCCTGCGGAAGAGCGTGGCTCTGTTTGGGGCACTGGATGCGCAGTTGCGCGACGACAAGATTGTATCTTCGCCAGCTGATCCCGAATTCTTCTCACTCACCGCGATGCAGGTAGCGCTGCTTGGCAATCGCCGTGTGGGCGTAGCAGCAACCAACAGCGCACTAAACTACCTCAGCAGTCTCACTGGGACGACTTCACGCAGCGCCTACCGGCTGACCGGCCTGCTGCGCGCCGATGCCGATGTCAGTGCCAGCGATCATATCACCCTCGCCTTCAACGCGCATCGTGTGGACGCCGTTGCCGGAGCAGCGCTGGGTCAGGCGTCGGACGCGGTGGTTGCGCGTGGAACTGGCAGTCTCGGCGATAGCTTTGTCGCTGTTGAAGCCGGTAGCGCGCATTGGGAGCATCGCTTTACACCGAGGCTGCTGAATGAGCTGCGCGGGCAAGTGTCGCATGACCTGGAGTATGAGCAGCCGCGTGCGCCTGATCCGCAGGAACCCGCGATCGGCCCCGGTGGTCTCGCACCAGAGGTCTCCATCGCGCCGCTTGGGTTTGCCTATGGCACGCCGTCGGCACTGGGCCGCAGAGCCTATCCGGATGAGTTGAGGACGCAACTCGCCGACACACTGCATTGGCGCATTGCCCGCAACCTGCTCACGCTCGGTGCCGGCTGGAGCCGCGTTCATGACCGCATCGCAAACGTAGCGGCGGCCGAGGGTTCGTTCGTCTACGACAGCGGCAACACCAACGGGCACGATGGCGGCCTCGTAGATTGGATCACCGACTACACCTTCAACGTGAACGCCTATCCGAACGGCGGCTGTCCCAGCATCGTTGCGACGGTGCACTACTTCTGCTTCCGCAGCTACACGCAAGGCTTCGGCGCTAATGCCACGGAATTTTTCACGCATGAGGTCGCTGGTTTCGCTGAAGATGCGCTGACGCTTCGCGATGACTTGCGTGTCACGCTGGGCGCACGTTACGACTATCTACTGCTGCCGTTGCCACAGAACCCGAATTCCGTTTTGGACTCCGACCTTGCAGCCGCGAGCATCACGGCACAGACTTCGCGATTTCCCGAAGACCGCAACAACTTCGGTCCGCGGATCGCACTCGTATGGTCGCCACTCGCAACTCGCAGCAAGCTACCGGTGTGGCTGAAAGCGGCGACGATGCAGGCAGGCTACGGCATCTTCTTTGGCCGCGTGCCCGGAGCAACCATCCGTGCTGCGCTGGCCGATACAGCGATGCCTGCGACCTATGAACACATCCGCATCACGCCGACGACGATCACGCAGTGTCCGCAGGTGACCAGCGTGAACCAGGGCTTCGGCTACCCGTGCGCCTTTACATCCGCGCCGCCCGCAGCCGTTGCTCAGACTACCTCAGCCACTTTGTTCGCGCGCAACTTTCGGATGCCGATGGTGCAGCGAGGTGCCTTCACACTGGAGACCGATATCCGCAACCATCTGCATCTGCGCGCAAGCTACGCGCTGGCCTACGCGAAGCAGTTGCCCGCAACCACGGATGTGAACATCGCGCCGTCGCCGGGTGCTGTGCAGTATGTGCTTCAGGGCGGCGATGCCCCCGGCGAACGCTGGCCCGGCCTGCATACAGGCGAGACCTTTGTCGTGCCGCTGTATACGCAGCGAATGGTGCTGGAGTACGGCGCGGTGACGGAAGTCGAGTCCAATGCGAACGCCTACTACAACGCCGCAACGCTGGAAGCCGCGTGGCGCAGCCATGGCTTCTACGTGCGCGGCAGCTACACCTTTTCACGATCCATCGACGACGGGCCGCTGCAGTCGGCGACGCCGAACCTCGATAGCCAGTTCGACCCGTTTGCCAACGGCTATGACAAGGGCCTCTCCAGCTTGCAGTTTCCGCAACGCTTTGCGGGGGAATTGCAGTACGAGACACGCTGGCAGCGCGGCACAGCCCGCGAGCGGCGCATCCTGAGCGGCTGGCGCGCGGCCGCGATTGCGACAGCGGGCAGCGGCGCGCCGTATAGCTATCAGGTCTTTGGCGGCCAGCGCCTCTCCGGTGGGTATGAGTCGATCAACGGCTCGGGCGGCGCAACCTATCTGCCGACCGTGGGCCGCAATACGCTGCGGCTGGCGCCACGCGGTAATGTGGACCTGCGGCTCGGGCGCATCGTCCATGCAGGCCAGCGGGTGCGGCTGAACCTATTTGCCGAAGCCTTCAATGCGCTCAACGAACGCAACCTGACTAGCCTGCAGCGACGCGCATTCATCCTGGGGACAAACAACACTATCGGCAGCTTGCCCACCGGGCTGCCTACTCCGCTCGTCTTTCAGGACGCCGCCGCAATCGCTACCGAAGGGCTGACGACGCTGCCCTTTGGCACACCCAGCTCCTCCACCACCGGCATGAGCCGTGAGCGCCGCATTCAGTTCGGTATCCGTGCGCAGTTTTAG